The Amylolactobacillus amylophilus DSM 20533 = JCM 1125 genome contains a region encoding:
- a CDS encoding type II toxin-antitoxin system HicA family toxin, whose product MKPDKLEKIVLRQGFKLVPGKGKGSHRRYKHPDGRTTEINFHSREIKKGTQDKIFKQIGLK is encoded by the coding sequence ATGAAACCCGACAAGCTCGAGAAAATTGTCTTAAGACAAGGTTTTAAATTAGTTCCGGGGAAGGGGAAAGGAAGTCACAGAAGATATAAGCATCCTGACGGACGTACAACCGAAATAAATTTCCATTCAAGGGAGATTAAGAAAGGTACACAAGATAAGATATTTAAGCAGATTGGGCTTAAATAA
- a CDS encoding type II toxin-antitoxin system HicB family antitoxin, translating to MKNKILVYPTIFAEFHDDGDYFTVTSPNIEGMITQGDTREDAVIEAVDAIATMIDGEDYPKPMDPSSWRLKSNESIVYISVDMKQWYLEKEKRLKTKTVKRTITIPEYLDNLARERKVNVSGLVRKALEKELI from the coding sequence ATGAAAAATAAAATATTGGTTTATCCAACTATTTTTGCTGAATTTCATGATGATGGAGACTATTTTACAGTAACCAGCCCTAATATTGAGGGAATGATTACACAAGGCGATACTAGAGAAGATGCAGTCATTGAGGCAGTTGATGCAATTGCAACAATGATTGATGGAGAGGATTATCCTAAACCGATGGATCCCTCATCTTGGCGACTTAAATCTAATGAGTCGATTGTTTATATTTCAGTAGATATGAAGCAATGGTACTTAGAAAAAGAAAAACGGTTAAAGACAAAGACGGTCAAAAGAACTATCACAATACCCGAGTATCTAGATAATTTAGCTAGGGAAAGAAAAGTAAACGTTTCTGGACTTGTGAGAAAGGCGTTGGAAAAAGAGTTAATCTAG
- a CDS encoding GRP family sugar transporter: MNILIAFIPAIFWGIMPITNVKAGGKPINQILGTTMGAFLVSIVIFFITSPGLSSHALLYGILSGASWAFAQMLQFEAFTEIGVSGAMPISTGLQIIGTSLAGIVLFGEWPKTQTKLIGFLAILIIIVGVYLTTISDKKIVHTDKKVDVKKVVLIFVFQIFGYVGYSVFPTLGDLNGKEAFLPQTIGMVGAALLFSLLPSNLKLKPLFDKNTYSNVLSGILFGIAAFGYLLSAKANGIATGFTISQMNVVLATLLGVYVLKEEKSKRELIFTLVGLVLVVAGGIITTIMPQ; this comes from the coding sequence ATGAATATATTAATTGCTTTTATCCCTGCTATTTTCTGGGGAATCATGCCTATCACAAATGTGAAAGCAGGCGGTAAGCCAATCAACCAAATCCTTGGAACGACAATGGGTGCATTCCTTGTTTCAATTGTGATTTTCTTCATTACGAGCCCAGGCCTATCGAGCCACGCCTTGTTATATGGAATTCTCAGTGGTGCTTCTTGGGCCTTCGCCCAGATGTTACAATTCGAGGCCTTCACGGAAATCGGCGTCTCAGGTGCAATGCCCATCTCGACCGGTCTCCAAATTATCGGTACTTCGTTAGCTGGGATCGTGTTGTTCGGCGAATGGCCAAAGACTCAGACCAAGTTGATCGGCTTCTTAGCAATTCTCATCATCATTGTCGGCGTTTATTTGACGACCATCTCTGATAAGAAGATTGTGCACACTGACAAAAAAGTCGATGTGAAGAAGGTTGTCTTAATCTTTGTATTCCAAATTTTCGGCTACGTGGGCTACTCAGTCTTCCCTACTCTTGGCGATCTAAATGGTAAGGAAGCATTCCTACCACAGACCATCGGGATGGTTGGGGCAGCATTATTATTCAGCCTGTTACCAAGTAATCTAAAGTTAAAACCTCTCTTTGATAAGAACACATATTCAAACGTGCTTAGTGGGATTCTGTTCGGCATTGCCGCCTTTGGTTACCTGCTCTCTGCCAAAGCAAACGGCATCGCCACTGGCTTCACAATTTCACAAATGAATGTTGTGCTTGCAACATTGCTCGGCGTTTACGTTCTGAAGGAAGAAAAGTCGAAGCGAGAGCTTATCTTCACACTGGTGGGACTCGTACTCGTCGTCGCCGGCGGAATTATCACGACCATCATGCCCCAGTAA
- the manA gene encoding mannose-6-phosphate isomerase, class I, translating to MEPIFLAPYFQKKIWGGRKLETQFNYDIPAGDIGEAWVISAHPHGPSTILNGALKGKTLDVAYKENPEYFGNPKEPVFPLLTKILDANDSLSVQVHPDNEYARIHEGELGKTECWYVLSAEPGSYLIYGHHAKTKAELKEMIESGDWDHLLRKVPVKKGDFFYVPSGTIHALTKGIVVLESQQSSDTTYRLYDYDRVDAVTGEKRELHLQQSIDTTTVPATDPKLNIVTTTQGESKVTEYLQPPVSPFFYVDKLDVVDELQLSRGEHPYVLVSIIDGAGQLVVDGQQFGLKKGTNFIIPNQVHDYTLTGQMAAILSAPVEN from the coding sequence ATGGAACCAATTTTTTTAGCACCATATTTTCAGAAGAAGATTTGGGGTGGGCGCAAGCTTGAAACCCAATTTAACTATGATATTCCTGCTGGTGATATCGGTGAGGCGTGGGTAATCTCGGCACATCCCCATGGCCCAAGCACGATTTTAAATGGTGCATTGAAAGGGAAGACCCTAGATGTAGCCTACAAGGAGAATCCTGAGTATTTCGGTAACCCGAAGGAGCCAGTATTCCCGCTATTAACGAAGATTCTAGACGCGAACGACAGCTTATCGGTTCAGGTACATCCTGACAACGAGTATGCCCGAATTCATGAGGGCGAGCTCGGCAAGACCGAATGCTGGTACGTGTTGAGTGCAGAGCCGGGCTCATACCTAATCTACGGCCATCATGCGAAGACTAAAGCAGAGCTCAAGGAGATGATTGAATCTGGTGATTGGGACCATTTGTTAAGAAAAGTTCCCGTGAAGAAAGGTGACTTTTTCTACGTTCCAAGTGGCACCATTCACGCCTTAACTAAGGGAATCGTTGTGCTCGAGAGTCAACAATCAAGCGACACGACTTATCGGCTATATGACTATGACCGGGTTGACGCCGTCACCGGTGAGAAGCGGGAACTGCACTTACAGCAATCGATTGATACAACGACTGTACCAGCGACGGATCCGAAGCTAAACATCGTGACTACTACTCAAGGTGAATCTAAGGTGACCGAATATCTGCAGCCCCCCGTCTCACCATTCTTCTATGTTGATAAGCTGGACGTGGTCGATGAGCTGCAGCTGAGCCGAGGAGAACACCCTTATGTGCTCGTTTCGATTATTGATGGCGCCGGCCAATTAGTGGTCGACGGCCAGCAGTTTGGGCTCAAGAAGGGAACGAACTTCATCATTCCTAACCAAGTGCACGATTACACGCTCACTGGTCAGATGGCCGCCATTCTTTCTGCCCCAGTGGAGAATTAA
- a CDS encoding response regulator transcription factor, whose translation MRILMVEDDNSVATMMEMFFQKEQWQLDVAADGQQAIDMFKTKQDEYDMITLDLNLPGKDGMQVAREIRAVSKAIPIIMLTARDSESDQVLGLELGADDYVTKPFSPMTLIARIKALHRRAELTETETQEQETSGEYDVQTNHLKISQRLREVLFDDQVVEGLTPKEFDLLLTMSQKPKQVFSRDKLLELVWGYQYFGEERTVDAHIKKLRQKLEKVGPQVIQTVWGIGYKFDDTEV comes from the coding sequence ATGAGAATATTAATGGTTGAAGACGACAATTCGGTGGCCACAATGATGGAGATGTTCTTTCAGAAGGAGCAGTGGCAGTTAGATGTAGCAGCAGATGGCCAACAGGCAATCGACATGTTCAAGACGAAGCAGGACGAATACGACATGATTACGCTCGACCTCAATTTGCCCGGGAAGGATGGGATGCAGGTGGCGCGGGAGATTAGAGCCGTCTCTAAGGCCATTCCCATCATCATGCTTACGGCCAGAGACTCGGAGTCGGATCAGGTACTTGGCCTAGAGCTTGGTGCAGACGACTACGTCACAAAGCCCTTCAGTCCGATGACCTTGATTGCCCGCATCAAGGCTTTGCACCGGCGCGCAGAATTGACCGAAACCGAGACACAAGAACAAGAAACGAGTGGTGAATACGATGTGCAGACAAACCACCTGAAGATTAGCCAAAGACTCCGGGAAGTCTTGTTCGACGACCAGGTCGTTGAAGGACTGACGCCAAAGGAGTTCGATCTGCTGCTAACGATGTCCCAAAAGCCAAAGCAAGTCTTCTCGCGCGATAAGCTCTTAGAGCTAGTCTGGGGTTACCAATACTTTGGCGAGGAGCGCACGGTTGACGCCCATATTAAGAAGCTCCGGCAGAAGCTCGAGAAGGTTGGGCCCCAGGTCATTCAGACGGTGTGGGGAATCGGTTATAAATTTGACGATACGGAAGTTTAG
- a CDS encoding sensor histidine kinase, with translation MKLIYQQMLAFFFIIITSAAIIGYSVLSFASEQAYDSTFARLEGYADSLGELALASDGQLDAHFLDELQIVMKNDDVSLRVFDGDNNQIYPASKTNWQLPKNIWNTLQSGRSIHIKNDHQNEHSLRVSNKEAYSGVMVPWRHGDSLIGVVWLGAKVTNIEAPVNMAKNNLATALLITMIVGLILSYFLAYFTVNRINRLSRATKKVASGDFDVQLAHKDRDEIDELATDFNSMVQSLRKSNEEIARQEERRNQFMADAAHEMRTPLTTLNGILEGLQYDAIPEESKGKSIELMRNETNRLIRLVNENLDYEKIRNNQILLFKTEFDSVPVTHDILTQLRQKAQETGNELVYEGSESANVFADKDRFTQIMFNLIQNGLQFTQNGQVRVGVKRAEEQHATIFTVADNGIGMDKSQMHFIFDRFYKADPSRKKAGTGESGLGLSIVSSLVQQHGGKIDVQSKVGEGTTFTVTLYDDGFQQYVDATTGNQQK, from the coding sequence ATGAAATTAATCTATCAACAGATGCTGGCTTTTTTCTTTATTATCATCACCAGTGCGGCGATCATTGGCTATTCGGTCCTGAGTTTCGCCAGTGAGCAGGCGTATGATTCGACTTTTGCCAGACTCGAGGGTTACGCCGATTCACTCGGTGAGCTCGCTTTAGCGAGTGACGGTCAGCTTGATGCGCACTTCTTAGATGAGCTGCAAATCGTGATGAAGAACGACGATGTTAGTCTGCGTGTCTTCGATGGTGATAATAACCAAATCTATCCGGCCTCAAAAACGAATTGGCAGTTACCGAAGAACATCTGGAATACACTGCAATCTGGCCGCAGCATCCACATCAAGAACGACCACCAGAACGAGCACAGCCTCCGGGTCTCAAACAAGGAGGCCTATTCTGGTGTGATGGTTCCTTGGCGTCACGGTGACTCGTTGATTGGCGTCGTTTGGCTTGGTGCGAAGGTAACGAACATCGAGGCACCGGTCAACATGGCGAAGAATAATCTGGCTACGGCGCTATTGATTACAATGATTGTTGGGCTTATTTTGAGCTACTTCCTGGCCTACTTCACGGTCAACCGGATTAATCGCTTGAGTAGGGCAACGAAGAAGGTTGCGAGCGGGGACTTTGATGTCCAGTTGGCTCATAAGGATCGCGATGAGATTGACGAGTTGGCGACGGACTTTAACTCAATGGTGCAGTCGCTGCGTAAGTCGAACGAGGAGATTGCACGCCAGGAGGAGCGGCGCAACCAGTTTATGGCGGATGCTGCCCACGAGATGCGGACGCCATTGACGACGTTGAATGGCATTCTGGAAGGCCTGCAGTATGATGCTATTCCCGAGGAATCTAAGGGCAAAAGCATTGAACTGATGCGTAACGAGACCAATCGGTTGATTCGACTCGTGAATGAGAATCTGGACTACGAAAAGATTCGCAACAACCAGATTCTGCTGTTCAAGACGGAGTTCGACAGTGTACCGGTGACCCACGATATTCTCACCCAATTGCGGCAAAAGGCGCAGGAAACCGGCAATGAATTGGTTTATGAGGGTAGTGAATCAGCTAATGTGTTCGCTGACAAAGATCGCTTCACACAGATCATGTTTAATTTGATTCAAAATGGCCTCCAGTTCACGCAAAACGGGCAGGTACGTGTGGGTGTAAAACGAGCTGAGGAGCAGCATGCGACGATTTTCACCGTGGCTGACAACGGCATTGGGATGGATAAATCTCAGATGCACTTTATCTTCGACCGGTTCTATAAGGCGGATCCGAGCAGGAAGAAGGCTGGTACGGGAGAGTCTGGCCTTGGCTTGTCGATCGTTTCCTCGCTCGTACAACAGCATGGCGGTAAGATTGATGTCCAGAGCAAAGTAGGTGAGGGCACAACCTTCACGGTCACCCTCTACGACGACGGCTTTCAACAATATGTTGACGCAACGACGGGTAACCAACAAAAGTAG
- a CDS encoding LTA synthase family protein has product MIEEKNVKRKIINFINTRPGFLTLLLAAYWAKTIFVGYVDFNLKFSDPYQHFIMWLSPIGMTLIILSLGLYLARPILSYIIILVLDIVSTILLYSNVIYNRQFSDFVTFNTMLSSSKVSKGLGMSALSLVHITDVLIWLDIIVIIVLLFMKKIKIDQKSYGIMKPFAITSLGFLILAVNITLAETARPRIFVNTYDRTYGVKYLGVNTFLLSDAVKTMNTNNAKTSANSSDINDILAFTKNNYAKPNPTYFGAAKGKNIIVIHLESFQQFLLNFKLNGREVTPFLNSLVKDNNTLSFSNFFHQVGLGRTSDAETMLETGAFGLSDGSVLTTLGSDNTFQAAPAILRQNGGYTSAVFHGNAGTFWNRNVVYKNFGYNYFFDSSYFSADTDNTIGYGLKDKLLFSESVKYLEQMQQPFYTKFLTVTNHTPYPLDEQNSDFQTSDTKSETVNKYFVTAHYLDEALREFFDYLKKSGLYDNSLVLLYGDHYGLSNPDNLVVAPLLGKDPTTWTDFDTAQMQRVPLIMHMPGLKGGTNTTYGGEIDVLPTLLHLVGVDSKKFALFGTDLLSTAHNETVAFRNQDFVTPKYTVVRGTGASGEVFENSTGSKLTSLTQEQRTEINAKQKYVQQTLGYSDMLNNKNLLKLYTPAGFIPTDPTAFDYRNQYQQMVKIRKELGSLSTSIYSKKKGSTTGDYKTDAPELKDHQDYIDTLPETATTKVEDK; this is encoded by the coding sequence ATGATTGAGGAGAAAAACGTGAAACGAAAAATAATTAATTTCATTAATACGCGCCCCGGTTTCCTGACGCTTCTGTTGGCAGCCTACTGGGCCAAGACCATCTTTGTCGGCTACGTCGACTTTAATCTCAAATTTTCAGACCCATACCAACATTTCATCATGTGGCTCAGCCCCATTGGCATGACGCTCATTATCCTGAGCCTCGGGCTTTATTTGGCGCGGCCCATCCTGTCCTACATCATCATCCTGGTACTGGATATTGTGAGCACCATCCTGCTGTATAGCAACGTGATTTACAACCGCCAATTTAGTGACTTCGTGACTTTCAACACGATGCTCAGTTCAAGCAAGGTCTCAAAGGGGCTCGGCATGAGTGCCCTCTCCCTCGTGCACATCACGGACGTCCTAATTTGGCTCGATATCATCGTAATTATCGTCCTACTCTTCATGAAGAAAATTAAGATTGATCAGAAATCGTACGGCATCATGAAACCCTTTGCCATCACGAGTCTTGGCTTTCTCATCCTCGCAGTGAACATCACTCTAGCCGAGACGGCGCGCCCCCGGATTTTCGTCAATACCTATGACAGAACTTACGGCGTGAAGTACCTTGGGGTCAACACCTTTTTGCTCTCAGACGCGGTGAAAACAATGAACACCAACAACGCCAAAACATCGGCCAATTCTAGCGACATCAACGACATTCTTGCTTTCACGAAGAACAACTATGCTAAGCCAAATCCCACCTACTTTGGCGCTGCTAAAGGGAAGAACATCATCGTGATTCACCTCGAGAGTTTCCAACAGTTCTTATTAAACTTCAAGCTAAACGGACGAGAGGTGACGCCGTTCCTCAATTCACTAGTGAAGGATAACAACACCCTCAGTTTCAGCAACTTCTTCCATCAGGTCGGCTTGGGCCGGACAAGCGACGCCGAAACAATGCTTGAAACCGGGGCCTTTGGCCTCTCAGATGGGTCAGTACTCACCACACTCGGGAGCGATAACACGTTCCAAGCTGCTCCAGCCATCCTCCGCCAAAACGGCGGCTATACCTCCGCGGTTTTCCACGGGAATGCGGGTACCTTCTGGAACAGAAACGTCGTCTATAAGAACTTTGGCTACAACTACTTCTTCGACTCCAGCTACTTCTCCGCCGATACGGATAACACCATCGGCTATGGACTGAAGGATAAGTTACTCTTCTCCGAGAGCGTGAAGTACTTGGAACAGATGCAACAACCGTTCTACACCAAGTTCTTGACCGTGACCAACCACACCCCGTATCCCCTAGATGAACAGAATTCAGACTTCCAGACATCTGATACCAAGAGTGAGACGGTCAACAAGTACTTTGTGACCGCCCACTACCTGGACGAGGCACTGCGCGAGTTCTTCGACTACTTGAAGAAGAGTGGCCTGTATGATAACTCATTAGTTCTCCTTTACGGGGACCATTACGGCCTCTCGAACCCGGACAACCTGGTGGTAGCGCCATTGCTTGGCAAGGATCCGACCACGTGGACCGACTTCGATACAGCCCAGATGCAGCGTGTACCCCTAATCATGCATATGCCTGGTTTGAAGGGTGGAACGAACACCACCTACGGCGGTGAAATTGATGTGCTGCCCACTCTGTTGCACCTCGTTGGTGTCGACTCCAAGAAGTTTGCTTTGTTTGGCACGGACCTCTTGTCTACTGCGCATAACGAAACCGTCGCCTTTCGTAACCAGGACTTCGTCACACCGAAATACACCGTGGTCCGTGGCACCGGCGCTAGCGGTGAGGTGTTCGAGAACAGCACCGGCAGCAAGCTGACAAGCTTGACGCAGGAACAAAGAACCGAGATTAACGCCAAACAGAAGTACGTTCAGCAAACACTTGGTTATTCGGATATGCTGAATAACAAGAACTTACTGAAGCTGTATACGCCGGCTGGATTCATCCCGACCGACCCCACAGCTTTCGACTACCGGAATCAATATCAGCAGATGGTCAAGATTCGGAAGGAGTTAGGCAGCCTCTCGACTAGTATTTATTCGAAGAAAAAGGGCTCAACCACGGGCGACTACAAGACCGATGCGCCTGAGTTAAAGGATCATCAGGATTATATCGACACACTGCCAGAGACGGCGACCACGAAGGTCGAGGACAAGTAG
- a CDS encoding VanZ family protein, which translates to MIFLQPFYQFVVTHYSNSINHFPLVKLVFFSVDKTLFYFLIFAVIRLIWLLAVKERRKIWSELAVWLFVFYIMLLLALTVFRGTYFPWQLRFYFDRPLTQINFNFLSETLKLTRGASLLDFIYNLFGNIFWFVPFGFLFPQVFRWFNRAWRTILAGGLFSLLIESLQLVLYTGVSDLDDVFFNLIGTLIGYVLFALTVKKRSNLS; encoded by the coding sequence ATGATTTTCTTACAACCATTTTACCAATTCGTGGTGACACACTATAGCAACTCTATCAACCATTTCCCGTTGGTGAAGCTGGTCTTCTTTAGTGTGGACAAGACACTGTTCTACTTCTTGATATTCGCCGTGATTCGCCTCATCTGGCTGCTGGCGGTTAAGGAACGCAGAAAGATTTGGTCGGAACTTGCCGTTTGGCTATTTGTGTTCTATATAATGCTGCTCCTTGCGCTCACCGTCTTTCGGGGAACGTATTTCCCGTGGCAATTGCGCTTCTACTTCGACCGGCCGCTGACACAGATTAACTTTAACTTCTTGAGTGAGACGCTGAAACTAACAAGGGGAGCCTCGCTGCTCGACTTCATTTACAACTTATTTGGGAACATCTTCTGGTTTGTACCATTTGGCTTTTTGTTCCCACAGGTATTCAGGTGGTTCAACCGGGCGTGGCGAACGATTCTGGCAGGCGGATTATTCTCACTATTGATTGAGAGTCTCCAACTTGTCCTCTACACGGGTGTGAGTGATTTAGACGACGTGTTTTTTAATTTAATTGGAACATTGATAGGATACGTCTTGTTTGCGCTTACAGTGAAAAAGCGCAGTAACTTAAGCTAG
- the fba gene encoding class II fructose-1,6-bisphosphate aldolase, translating to MSFIHGTEMFQAARKGGYAVGAFNTNNLEWTRAILAAGQNTNTPILIQTSMGAAKYMGGYKLVRNLVADTIDSMGITVPVVMHLDHGNYEAAKEAIAAGYSSVMFDGHDLPFEENLEKTKEIVALAHEHGISVEAEVGSIGGEEDGIIGAGELADVEEVKTLNAAGPDFLAVGIGNIHGVYPEGWKGLNFERLGEIAAAVDTPLVLHGGSGIPKEQIQKAISMGIAKVNVNTEQQIAWAKAVRAYVEAGKDLEGKGFDPRKMLAGGTQAIQDTVEERIDWFGTKKING from the coding sequence ATGTCATTTATACACGGTACAGAAATGTTTCAAGCTGCTCGTAAGGGTGGTTATGCTGTCGGTGCGTTCAACACTAATAACCTCGAATGGACTCGCGCAATTCTTGCTGCAGGTCAGAACACAAACACACCTATCTTGATTCAAACATCAATGGGTGCTGCTAAGTACATGGGTGGCTACAAGTTAGTACGCAATCTTGTTGCTGATACAATCGATTCAATGGGCATCACAGTGCCTGTTGTAATGCACTTGGACCACGGTAACTACGAAGCTGCTAAGGAAGCTATCGCTGCTGGTTACTCATCAGTTATGTTCGATGGCCATGACTTACCATTTGAAGAGAACCTAGAGAAGACTAAGGAAATCGTTGCACTTGCCCATGAACACGGCATCAGCGTTGAAGCTGAAGTTGGTTCAATCGGTGGTGAAGAAGACGGTATCATTGGTGCCGGTGAATTAGCAGACGTTGAAGAAGTTAAGACTTTGAACGCTGCTGGTCCTGACTTCTTGGCTGTTGGTATTGGTAACATCCATGGTGTATATCCAGAAGGCTGGAAGGGCTTGAACTTCGAAAGACTTGGCGAAATCGCTGCAGCTGTTGACACACCACTTGTATTGCACGGTGGTTCAGGTATCCCTAAGGAACAAATCCAAAAGGCTATCAGCATGGGTATTGCTAAGGTTAACGTTAACACTGAACAACAAATTGCTTGGGCAAAGGCTGTTCGTGCATACGTTGAAGCTGGTAAAGATCTTGAAGGTAAGGGCTTTGACCCTCGTAAGATGCTTGCTGGTGGTACACAAGCTATCCAAGATACTGTTGAAGAGAGAATCGACTGGTTCGGTACTAAGAAGATCAACGGTTAA
- a CDS encoding DUF1828 domain-containing protein, producing MNSNTDWIKEYTNWLYSQYKRSEISDITEITTPFTNSIGDNFRLYIKENKEKITISDDGNTINDLAMLGVDLTTKTRSHYIDSVLQQYGVDMFEEVIKVTVSKDRFPIIKQNILQAILKIDDLYSTRHENLKIFFLDDIINYFDSNDYGGFAGHPLIGETGNSYKVNYAIPGTSKRPLQLINIYNSIDFSKVAINLIQFEDIRQSPEIGKKEIYWYIVYNEEERKPDDNSLNISKKSGMKLLSKNNIVEIRSDVTSKFL from the coding sequence ATGAATTCAAATACGGATTGGATTAAAGAATACACTAATTGGCTATATTCACAGTATAAACGTTCTGAAATATCTGATATTACGGAAATTACGACTCCATTCACGAATTCAATCGGTGATAACTTTCGTCTTTACATTAAGGAAAATAAAGAAAAAATAACTATCTCTGACGATGGTAATACGATTAACGACTTGGCTATGTTGGGCGTGGATTTAACAACCAAGACTCGCAGTCATTATATTGATTCTGTCTTACAGCAATATGGTGTTGACATGTTTGAAGAGGTTATTAAAGTTACGGTGTCAAAAGATAGGTTTCCAATAATTAAACAAAACATTCTTCAAGCGATACTTAAAATAGATGACCTGTACAGCACAAGACATGAGAATCTAAAGATTTTTTTTCTTGATGATATTATTAACTACTTTGATAGTAATGATTATGGTGGCTTTGCTGGTCACCCATTAATCGGTGAAACAGGTAATAGTTATAAGGTTAATTATGCAATTCCTGGTACTAGTAAGCGGCCACTACAATTAATTAATATTTATAATTCAATTGACTTTTCCAAGGTTGCCATAAATCTCATTCAGTTTGAGGATATTCGTCAGTCACCTGAAATTGGTAAAAAAGAAATTTATTGGTATATAGTTTATAACGAAGAAGAAAGAAAGCCAGACGATAATTCCCTAAATATCTCAAAGAAATCTGGTATGAAATTACTTTCAAAAAATAATATAGTAGAAATCAGAAGTGATGTTACTAGCAAATTTCTTTAG
- a CDS encoding LCP family protein, with translation MDQEQLKHEHHKHHKHHSKKHRNKVIRRTVITIFLVLLVAVGGYGFWVFNTAKNKLDDSYKSAGEKQAARSIVSDKKPLNVLLLGVDTGAFGRNYQGRSDTMIIATVNPAKKRTTLTSIPRDTMAELVGTKTYDFERINAAYQRGGAPMALKSISELLNVPLEYYVTINMGGMEKIVESVGGVDVNVPFTFTSRGQEFVKGPMHLNGEQALKYARMRYEDPRGDYGRQDRQRDVIAAVIKSAVTTRSLTNFQDILGSISKNMVTNLSFDDMVAVFTDYRQYGKTIKNDYVQGAGALWGDAMVQIASTKELQRVSDNLRTESGLDKATLNNETTYQNKMNVEKNGFVFGSSSNQQDFKVFER, from the coding sequence ATGGATCAAGAACAGCTGAAACACGAACATCATAAGCACCATAAACATCATAGTAAGAAGCATCGGAATAAGGTGATTAGACGGACTGTGATTACAATCTTTCTAGTCTTACTTGTGGCAGTTGGTGGCTATGGCTTCTGGGTCTTCAACACGGCTAAGAATAAGCTGGATGATTCATACAAGTCAGCTGGCGAGAAACAGGCCGCTCGCTCAATCGTCAGCGATAAGAAGCCGTTGAATGTCTTACTGCTAGGCGTCGACACGGGTGCCTTCGGTCGTAACTACCAGGGTAGAAGTGACACGATGATCATTGCAACCGTTAATCCTGCAAAGAAGAGAACCACATTAACTAGTATCCCTCGTGATACGATGGCTGAACTCGTAGGGACCAAGACTTATGACTTCGAACGTATCAATGCTGCCTATCAGCGCGGTGGGGCACCGATGGCGTTGAAATCCATTTCCGAATTATTGAACGTTCCGCTTGAGTATTACGTGACCATCAATATGGGCGGGATGGAGAAGATTGTCGAATCCGTTGGTGGAGTTGATGTTAATGTGCCATTTACTTTTACTAGTCGCGGACAGGAATTTGTTAAAGGCCCAATGCACTTGAATGGTGAACAAGCATTGAAGTATGCCCGAATGCGTTACGAGGATCCACGTGGTGATTACGGTCGACAAGATAGGCAAAGAGATGTTATTGCGGCAGTAATCAAATCTGCAGTTACAACACGCTCGTTAACTAACTTCCAGGATATCCTAGGTTCTATTTCGAAGAACATGGTGACGAACCTGAGCTTTGACGATATGGTTGCTGTATTTACCGATTATCGGCAGTATGGTAAGACAATCAAGAACGATTATGTTCAGGGAGCAGGCGCACTTTGGGGCGACGCAATGGTGCAGATTGCATCCACGAAAGAACTCCAGCGGGTCTCTGATAATTTACGCACTGAGTCAGGGCTGGATAAAGCAACGTTAAATAATGAAACAACCTACCAGAACAAGATGAACGTCGAAAAGAATGGCTTCGTCTTTGGTAGTTCAAGCAATCAACAGGACTTTAAGGTCTTTGAGCGTTAA